GAACCGGGACTTCAGGCAAGGCACTACCCGCTTGTCGGCCCCGTTCTTCGGCCTGGCGGTGATATTGATCGGGGCGCTGATCTTTCTTTTCCTGCGCCGGCTGTCTGATCTGGTGGTTACGATGCTGGGAATCATCGTATCAGTCGTCTGGATCATCGGGGCCGAAGGGTGGCTCGGACCGAACGGGCTGGCATTAATCGGTGCTCCAAACGCGTTGACCGCTATGGTTCCGATCATCCTGGTGAGCCTTTCGGTCGACTATTCCATCCAAGCCGTGGCCAGATACCGAGAGCACCGAATCGCCGGCGAACCGGCCGCCCAGGCCGTGCGGAACGGACTGCGCCGCGTGCTGATTCCGCTTACATTGGCCGCGCTTACGACCGCCATCAGCTTCGCCACCAGCGCGCTGTCACCAGTGGATGCCATCGGCAATTTCGGGGTCGTGTCCGGATTGGGCGTCGCGCTGAGCCTCGTCGTAATGCTCTCGCTGGGACCGGCGGTCAAGGTGATCATCGACCGACGCAAAGAAGCCGAGGGGACGCTGACGGCTCCGCGTCCGGTTTCGGAAGCCCTGCCGGGCATGCGAAAAGCGGCCGAACGGCTGGGCATCTCGGTCGCACGCAACTCCACGCCCTATATCGTGGGCGTTGTCGCGGTCAGCGTCGGGTTCGCATTCGCCGCCACCGGCCTGACCAGTGAATTCAGTCCGCGCGACGTATTGCCGGGCGGGAGCCAGACCGCCCAGGCGATTGATTCGATCGAAGCCGCCGTTGGCGAAGCGAGCGAGCACGTGAACGTCGTGATTAAGGCGGAAATCACCGACACCCGCACGTTCCTGAACGTCTTTGAAATCACCGAGACATTTGACGACCCCGAAGCCCGACCACCTGGCGCTGCCAGCCCGATGGAGGCTTCGCTCGGTTTGCTTGTCCGCGATGTGATCACGCCCGGAAGCGGCGAATACGACTCCGAGGTAGAAGCCGCATTCGAAGAAGCGACAGCTGGACTAATCCTGGATCCGGCGAAGATCCAGTCGTTCCTCGACCTCCTCGCCGCCAAGAACCCAGACGGCTTACGCCGGGTGCTGGTCAACAATCCCGCGGGAGAAGACACGATGCTGCTGCGATTCAGCGGGGCAACCACCGACAACGTCGAAACCCAGGCGTTGCTGGACGACTTGGATGACCTCTGGTTCGGAGCCGAAGAGGAAGTCCAGGTCACTTCGACCAGAATCCGGTCGCTGGAAATCCTGGAATCGGTGGCGGATCTTCAAACCGCGGCGATTCTCACCACCGTGGCCGCGGCCCTTATCGTCCTGGCCGCCTTCTTCTGGGCGACAGATCGCGAGCCGGTCTTGGCGGTCATCGCAGTCGTCCCGGTCGTGATCGTGCTCGTCTGGGTGCTCGGGACCATGGCGTTGCTGCGAATCCCGTTTTCGCCCGTAACTTCGCTCATCACCGCGCTCTGTATCGGCATCGGCGTCGATTACACGATCCACGTGATCCACCGATATCGGGAGCAGTTCACGGCAAATCGCAACCCGGAATCCGCCGCCGCGCAGACCCTCGCCACCACCGGGGCGGCGTTGGTCGGCTCGGCGGTCACGACCGCGATCGGATTCGGCGTAATGGCGCTGTCGCCGGCTGCCACGATCGCGCAATTCGGCATCGTAGCGGCGATTACCATCGCCTACTCGCTTGTCGTTTCAGTGCTGCTCGTGCCCCCGGCGATGGCCGTATGGGGCGCATTCCGAAACATGCGGTTGCAGTCAATGGTGGAGCGAATGTGGAGCGACCTGGATGTGGCAATCGACGCAACCATGGAGGATTCCGCGGGCGCCTGATGCAGATCGCCGCCGCTGGCGGCGGCGATTGGATTGCGCAAGGATCGGACCAGGACCCCCGTCGGAGGATCTGCGCCGGTGGGACCGTCGCCGGCGAAGCGTCACCCGCTGAATGCGAGTTTGCGCTCAGCGCCGGGCCCCTAGCGACGGCGGAACTTTCGGCAGATTCTTGGAGTTGGGATTCGCCAAGGGTTTTGCAATCGGCCGAGGCTGGCGCGATAGATCCGTCGCTTCCCGACTCCGTCTTTATGCCTCCGCCCGGCTGAAATGTCGGAGACGCCCGGTACCGTAACGCCGTCCGGCCCGTCTCCACGGCGACAGTTCGCCCCGGCAAGCGTTCAACCTGCGACAATCTCAACGCGCAATTGGCTA
The Chloroflexota bacterium genome window above contains:
- a CDS encoding MMPL family transporter yields the protein MGRIWDFVSAAITARPWWTLGVLFVITLLLGSGIALRAPFAGSDAFLTDSSEVAQASQDVENLFSDNAGVARTTILFEGDVLSPAGLAQMDEVLAGVTSDPDVAAVQSRSNPAVAPSTVIAAVAGIGDLGSATPAQIESAVASIEAIPRAKRAFDRLYGTDDDGAPLGIAAVYLDSSDRERMLAAQENVETIADATPGPLSTTTVSTASLNRDFRQGTTRLSAPFFGLAVILIGALIFLFLRRLSDLVVTMLGIIVSVVWIIGAEGWLGPNGLALIGAPNALTAMVPIILVSLSVDYSIQAVARYREHRIAGEPAAQAVRNGLRRVLIPLTLAALTTAISFATSALSPVDAIGNFGVVSGLGVALSLVVMLSLGPAVKVIIDRRKEAEGTLTAPRPVSEALPGMRKAAERLGISVARNSTPYIVGVVAVSVGFAFAATGLTSEFSPRDVLPGGSQTAQAIDSIEAAVGEASEHVNVVIKAEITDTRTFLNVFEITETFDDPEARPPGAASPMEASLGLLVRDVITPGSGEYDSEVEAAFEEATAGLILDPAKIQSFLDLLAAKNPDGLRRVLVNNPAGEDTMLLRFSGATTDNVETQALLDDLDDLWFGAEEEVQVTSTRIRSLEILESVADLQTAAILTTVAAALIVLAAFFWATDREPVLAVIAVVPVVIVLVWVLGTMALLRIPFSPVTSLITALCIGIGVDYTIHVIHRYREQFTANRNPESAAAQTLATTGAALVGSAVTTAIGFGVMALSPAATIAQFGIVAAITIAYSLVVSVLLVPPAMAVWGAFRNMRLQSMVERMWSDLDVAIDATMEDSAGA